One part of the Candidatus Binatota bacterium genome encodes these proteins:
- the sufD gene encoding Fe-S cluster assembly protein SufD — protein sequence MQLWRDGRGGSEPAWLEKLQRTSMVDLRVDGFPGVHDEDWMYTASVATRALDEHDWQPARMLAAGEAAGDLAAGFARAAHERGADLAFFVDGRLSAELSSAGVGGGAGGGARVIGLAAALADSPANGEHAALLERHLGGAADHQSVITQLNTGLFGDGALVLVPDGCACERAVELVFFSTGNEVVAHPRVLVVAGAGSSLDLTERYVGVEAESEYGGRSRAVTNPVTELLLERDARVTHLRLQDESKEVVHLGRIEARVQQGAEYNSQVLVTGGRLVRCEVRVRLEGQGARTVLRGLSLVKGRRLADFHTLVDHVEPGGSSDQLYRSVLDGYGRGVFTGRVVVHEGASQSKAGQRNDVLLLSDGAHASSRPQLEIYNDDVSCTHGATTGQLDERSLFYLQQRGLSVDEASSLLARAFATEALQGVLKGELLGELEKLVAGRLAAGGTDVGSNELQS from the coding sequence ATGCAGTTGTGGCGCGATGGCCGCGGCGGCAGTGAGCCTGCGTGGCTCGAAAAGCTGCAGCGCACGTCGATGGTTGACCTGCGCGTGGACGGCTTTCCGGGCGTGCACGACGAAGACTGGATGTATACCGCCTCGGTGGCCACGCGCGCACTAGACGAACACGACTGGCAGCCGGCGAGGATGCTCGCAGCTGGCGAAGCCGCGGGCGATTTAGCGGCCGGCTTTGCACGGGCCGCCCACGAGCGCGGCGCAGACCTGGCGTTCTTTGTCGACGGCCGCTTGTCGGCCGAGCTTTCGAGCGCGGGCGTCGGTGGCGGCGCTGGCGGGGGCGCCCGGGTAATTGGCCTTGCCGCAGCCCTGGCCGATAGCCCGGCAAACGGCGAACACGCGGCGCTGCTCGAACGCCACCTGGGCGGGGCGGCCGATCACCAAAGTGTTATCACCCAGCTCAACACCGGCTTGTTTGGCGACGGTGCGCTGGTGCTCGTGCCCGATGGCTGCGCCTGCGAGCGAGCAGTTGAGCTGGTGTTCTTTTCGACCGGTAACGAGGTCGTCGCGCACCCCCGCGTGCTGGTGGTGGCCGGTGCCGGGAGTTCGCTCGATCTCACCGAGCGCTACGTGGGCGTAGAGGCGGAGAGCGAGTACGGGGGCCGGAGCAGGGCCGTGACCAACCCGGTGACCGAATTGTTGCTCGAGCGCGACGCGCGCGTGACCCACCTGCGCTTACAGGACGAATCGAAAGAAGTCGTGCATCTCGGTCGCATAGAAGCCCGTGTGCAGCAGGGCGCCGAGTACAACTCGCAGGTGCTGGTCACCGGCGGACGCCTGGTGCGCTGCGAAGTCAGGGTGAGGCTGGAGGGTCAGGGTGCGCGTACCGTGCTGCGTGGCCTGTCGTTGGTCAAAGGACGACGGCTCGCCGATTTTCATACGCTTGTTGATCATGTTGAGCCGGGTGGAAGCTCCGATCAACTTTATCGCTCTGTGCTCGACGGCTACGGCCGCGGTGTGTTCACCGGTCGCGTGGTAGTCCACGAGGGCGCGTCGCAGAGCAAGGCCGGGCAGCGCAACGACGTCTTGCTGCTCTCGGACGGGGCCCACGCGAGTTCGCGGCCTCAACTCGAAATCTACAACGACGACGTATCGTGCACGCACGGCGCGACCACAGGGCAACTCGACGAGCGGAGCCTGTTTTACCTTCAGCAACGTGGCTTGTCGGTAGACGAAGCTTCGTCGTTGCTGGCCCGCGCCTTTGCCACCGAGGCCTTGCAGGGAGTCTTGAAGGGCGAGCTGCTCGGCGAGCTTGAGAAGCTGGTGGCTGGCAGGCTGGCGGCCGGCGGCACGGATGTCGGGAGTAACGAGCTGCAATCGTGA
- a CDS encoding cysteine desulfurase: MDEVEAAVERLVSQSLADLRADFPALDQQVNGYPLAYLDNAATTHKPRQVIEAVANYYERDNSNVHRGVHELSQRATVAFEAAREKVRAFINAASKDEIVFTRGTTEAINLVANAWGGANLGEGDEILITELEHHSNIVPWQMLAQRSGAVVKVAPINDAGELELEALADLLSPRTRMVALNYVSNTLGSINPVAEVVRLAHDAGALVLVDAAQATPHLAVDVQELDCDFLAFSGHKVYGPTGIGALFGRAELLEAMPPWQGGGDMIEQVSFSGSTYAHPPARFEAGTPNVAGVVGLGAAIDYLECAGIERVATHEHELLDYAEGRLREIPGLRIVGTAAEKTGAHSFVIEGVHPHDIGTVLDSFGVAIRAGHHCTQPLMERLGLVATARASFALYSNHDDVDRLIDALLKLTELFGDG; encoded by the coding sequence ATCGACGAGGTCGAAGCGGCGGTGGAGCGCCTGGTCAGCCAGTCGCTGGCAGATCTGCGCGCGGACTTTCCCGCGCTTGACCAGCAGGTCAACGGCTACCCGCTGGCCTACCTGGACAACGCAGCCACCACCCACAAACCCCGCCAGGTCATCGAGGCTGTTGCCAACTACTACGAGCGCGACAACTCCAACGTGCACCGTGGAGTGCACGAGCTCAGCCAGCGGGCGACCGTGGCGTTCGAGGCCGCGCGCGAAAAGGTCCGTGCTTTTATAAACGCGGCCAGCAAGGACGAGATAGTCTTTACCCGTGGCACCACCGAGGCCATAAACCTGGTGGCCAACGCCTGGGGCGGAGCCAACCTGGGCGAGGGTGACGAGATACTGATCACCGAGCTTGAGCATCACAGCAACATCGTGCCCTGGCAGATGCTGGCGCAGCGCAGTGGCGCGGTCGTAAAGGTGGCGCCCATCAACGACGCCGGCGAACTTGAGCTGGAGGCCCTGGCCGACTTGCTGTCGCCGCGCACGCGCATGGTGGCTCTCAACTACGTTTCGAACACACTGGGGAGCATAAACCCGGTGGCCGAAGTCGTGCGCCTGGCCCACGACGCGGGCGCGCTGGTACTGGTGGATGCCGCCCAGGCCACGCCGCACCTGGCGGTGGACGTGCAGGAGCTCGACTGCGACTTTCTCGCCTTCTCGGGGCACAAGGTTTACGGCCCCACTGGTATCGGAGCCCTGTTCGGGCGCGCCGAGTTGCTCGAAGCCATGCCACCGTGGCAGGGCGGGGGCGACATGATCGAACAGGTGAGTTTTTCGGGCAGCACCTATGCCCATCCGCCGGCACGATTCGAAGCCGGCACGCCCAACGTGGCAGGAGTGGTCGGCCTGGGTGCGGCCATCGACTATCTCGAATGCGCGGGCATCGAGCGGGTGGCCACGCACGAACACGAGCTGCTCGACTACGCCGAAGGCCGGCTGCGCGAAATACCAGGGTTGCGTATCGTTGGCACGGCGGCTGAGAAAACCGGCGCGCACAGCTTCGTGATCGAAGGAGTGCACCCGCACGACATAGGTACGGTGCTCGACAGTTTCGGCGTGGCAATACGCGCCGGCCATCACTGCACCCAACCCCTGATGGAACGCCTGGGCCTGGTCGCGACCGCGCGTGCCTCGTTTGCGCTGTACAGCAATCACGACGACGTGGACCGGCTCATCGACGCGCTGTTGAAACTCACGGAGTTGTTTGGCGATGGATGA
- a CDS encoding DUF59 domain-containing protein yields MAERLKDEELAKAVVSVDDAAADGGAADTRAADTRLADSSGYPGKPPVAPESSAGGGYSGRGGFESPFDREPDLGDFHGGGDPYNGVDPASLAPPPGELAGPELTGPAVEEVIEALRTVYDPEIPVNLYDLGLIYDIREGPEGTGVRICMTLTTPGCPVAGSMPGMVETAVSAVDGLDDVRVYLVWDPPWSMEMMSAAARIQLGM; encoded by the coding sequence ATGGCAGAACGATTGAAAGACGAAGAACTGGCTAAGGCTGTAGTGTCGGTCGACGACGCAGCAGCGGATGGCGGCGCTGCAGATACGCGCGCTGCTGATACACGCCTGGCCGATAGCAGCGGCTATCCCGGCAAGCCGCCGGTGGCGCCCGAATCGAGTGCCGGTGGTGGCTACTCGGGCCGCGGGGGATTCGAATCTCCCTTTGACCGCGAACCCGACCTGGGCGACTTCCACGGAGGCGGCGACCCCTACAATGGTGTTGACCCCGCGTCGCTCGCGCCCCCGCCAGGCGAGTTGGCAGGCCCCGAGCTCACCGGCCCGGCGGTCGAGGAGGTCATAGAGGCGCTGCGCACGGTCTACGATCCCGAGATCCCGGTAAACCTCTACGACCTCGGGCTGATATACGACATACGCGAAGGCCCCGAGGGCACGGGCGTGCGCATCTGCATGACGCTCACGACTCCCGGCTGCCCGGTTGCCGGCAGCATGCCCGGCATGGTAGAGACCGCCGTCTCTGCCGTCGACGGTCTGGACGACGTCAGGGTGTACCTCGTGTGGGATCCGCCGTGGTCGATGGAGATGATGTCGGCCGCCGCGCGAATACAGCTCGGCATGTAA
- a CDS encoding SUF system NifU family Fe-S cluster assembly protein, translating to MDDLRQLYQETILDHGRRPRNFGAMDDATHQADGYNPLCGDKVHLYLKVNDGVVEELKFEGQGCAISTSSASLMTEALKGRSVQEARDLFARVHAMLTGKQIDDEAGKLGKLAVFEGVKKYPLRVKCATLAWHTLENALAGGGEVAKTE from the coding sequence ATGGATGACCTGAGGCAACTCTACCAGGAAACGATACTCGACCACGGTCGCCGTCCGCGAAACTTTGGCGCCATGGACGATGCTACGCACCAGGCCGACGGCTACAACCCGCTGTGCGGCGACAAGGTGCACTTGTATCTCAAGGTAAACGACGGCGTTGTTGAAGAGTTGAAGTTCGAAGGCCAGGGCTGCGCCATATCTACCTCGTCGGCTTCGCTGATGACCGAGGCGCTGAAGGGTCGCAGCGTGCAGGAAGCGCGGGACTTATTTGCGCGGGTGCACGCGATGCTCACGGGTAAGCAGATTGATGATGAGGCCGGTAAGCTGGGCAAGTTGGCCGTGTTCGAAGGGGTGAAAAAGTACCCGCTGAGAGTAAAATGCGCCACGCTGGCCTGGCACACGCTTGAGAACGCGCTGGCCGGCGGCGGCGAGGTGGCCAAGACAGAGTAG